A region from the Terriglobia bacterium genome encodes:
- a CDS encoding M23 family metallopeptidase has protein sequence MCAEAQSPAWRVTLEPLRPVNGSPVLFRVTPPAALTSLQATWLGHKLRFRFNAKCKCWYALGGVELSTKPGKYPLHLEGDSATNHSLAFSHDVLVRAAHYPSTALKVAPGFVEPPKEIQPRLEEEAALKKRVFAETTQESVWSGSFVAPTQTDPTGVFGAGRVFNGKLRNQHQGLDFHANTGTPVHATNSGKVLLARSLYFEGNCVALDHGDGLITLYMHLSEFKVKEGDAVEKGQLLGLSGGTGRATAPHLHFGVRWQGTYLDPATLLKLHAP, from the coding sequence TTGTGCGCGGAGGCCCAATCCCCTGCCTGGAGAGTCACCCTGGAGCCTCTCCGCCCCGTCAACGGCTCGCCGGTGCTGTTTCGCGTGACGCCGCCGGCGGCGCTGACGTCGCTGCAAGCGACGTGGCTCGGGCACAAACTCCGGTTCCGCTTCAATGCGAAATGCAAATGCTGGTACGCTCTGGGGGGCGTAGAACTGTCCACCAAGCCCGGCAAATACCCGCTTCACCTGGAAGGCGACAGCGCCACCAACCACAGCTTGGCCTTCAGCCATGACGTGCTGGTCAGGGCCGCTCACTACCCTTCCACGGCTTTGAAAGTGGCGCCAGGCTTCGTTGAGCCTCCCAAGGAGATCCAACCGCGCCTGGAGGAAGAAGCGGCGCTCAAGAAGCGCGTCTTCGCGGAGACTACGCAGGAGTCGGTTTGGTCCGGCAGTTTTGTTGCTCCCACGCAAACCGACCCCACCGGAGTCTTTGGCGCGGGGCGCGTGTTCAATGGCAAATTGCGCAACCAGCATCAAGGACTCGACTTCCACGCCAACACCGGCACGCCCGTGCATGCCACCAACAGCGGCAAAGTGCTTCTGGCCCGCAGTCTTTATTTCGAAGGTAACTGCGTCGCCCTGGATCACGGCGACGGATTGATCACCCTGTACATGCACCTCTCGGAGTTCAAGGTCAAAGAGGGTGACGCGGTAGAGAAAGGCCAGCTTCTGGGACTGAGTGGCGGCACTGGCCGTGCCACCGCGCCGCATCTTCATTTTGGCGTGCGCTGGCAGGGCACGTATCTTGATCCTGCGACTCTGCTCAAACTGCACGCCCCGTAA
- the rpsR gene encoding 30S ribosomal protein S18, giving the protein MADEQRQESSAPPSRPPSGGRPDRPDRPDRGPGGPREGGRKFFRRKKVCRFCVEKIDDINYKDVRLLGQFVAERGKIVPRRLTGVCTPHQRRLTAAIKRARNIALLPFAAR; this is encoded by the coding sequence ATGGCTGACGAGCAACGACAAGAGAGTTCCGCACCACCATCCCGGCCACCATCGGGCGGCCGCCCGGACCGTCCGGACCGGCCCGATCGAGGCCCCGGCGGCCCCCGCGAAGGCGGACGCAAGTTCTTCCGGCGCAAGAAGGTTTGCAGGTTCTGCGTCGAAAAGATTGACGACATCAACTACAAGGACGTGCGTCTGCTGGGGCAGTTCGTGGCGGAACGCGGCAAGATTGTGCCGCGTCGGTTGACCGGAGTGTGCACGCCCCATCAGCGGCGGCTGACGGCGGCCATCAAGAGGGCCCGTAACATCGCCCTGCTGCCTTTCGCCGCGCGGTAG
- a CDS encoding PDZ domain-containing protein, with product MIKTLATTLLLAGLALPAASAGPEEQPEMQSKNMEVLLGAAAQGRSYLGVDIRDITADRVGPLKLKEERGVEVTMVDQDAPAGKAGLKEHDVILDFNGARIESEEQLRRMIKETPPGRTVTLNVSRDGNIMKISAQLADRSKVVAESHPSWPVVPRIPEMPNAFGVPNVIVMQSYSRILGIQTEGLTRQLGEYFGVKNGEGILVRSVEKGSAAEKAGIKAGDVIVKAENEKLTDRSDLSRILRSHREAGKINLGIVRDKHEQTVTVEVPQHGAKDSSKLYLDFDDMELLEGNIDSIIEDSVADPDEPSESHNLVFPGRELRAQLRSALAAVRSQQPEMRRAFRDARNELRRTEKLMQQELKIEIKRYVDALI from the coding sequence ATGATCAAAACATTAGCAACAACGCTCCTGCTCGCCGGGCTGGCCCTGCCCGCCGCGTCCGCCGGCCCGGAAGAACAGCCGGAAATGCAAAGCAAGAACATGGAAGTCCTGCTGGGCGCAGCCGCGCAAGGCCGGTCGTACCTGGGCGTGGACATCCGGGACATCACGGCGGACCGCGTTGGGCCGCTGAAGCTCAAGGAAGAACGCGGCGTAGAGGTCACCATGGTGGACCAGGACGCGCCCGCGGGGAAAGCCGGCTTGAAAGAACATGACGTCATTCTGGATTTCAACGGCGCGCGCATTGAAAGCGAGGAACAGCTTCGGCGCATGATCAAAGAAACGCCGCCGGGACGCACCGTGACGCTGAACGTGAGCCGCGACGGCAACATCATGAAGATCAGCGCCCAACTGGCCGATCGCAGCAAGGTTGTAGCGGAGAGCCATCCGAGCTGGCCAGTCGTGCCGCGGATACCGGAGATGCCCAATGCGTTCGGCGTCCCTAACGTGATCGTGATGCAAAGCTATTCACGGATCCTGGGCATCCAGACGGAAGGCTTGACCCGGCAGCTGGGTGAATACTTTGGCGTGAAGAACGGCGAAGGCATCCTGGTGCGCAGCGTGGAAAAAGGCAGCGCGGCGGAAAAAGCGGGGATCAAAGCCGGTGACGTGATCGTGAAAGCGGAAAACGAAAAGCTTACGGACCGCTCCGACCTGTCGCGCATACTGCGCAGCCACCGCGAAGCCGGCAAGATCAATCTGGGCATTGTCCGTGACAAGCACGAGCAAACGGTCACGGTAGAAGTGCCGCAACACGGCGCCAAAGACTCCTCCAAGCTCTACCTTGATTTCGATGACATGGAACTGCTGGAAGGCAATATTGACAGCATCATCGAGGATTCGGTGGCCGATCCTGACGAGCCGTCAGAGTCGCATAACCTGGTCTTCCCCGGCAGGGAGCTGCGGGCACAGTTGCGCAGCGCGCTGGCCGCGGTCAGAAGCCAGCAGCCGGAAATGCGCCGGGCTTTTCGCGACGCGCGCAACGAACTCCGCCGGACGGAAAAGCTCATGCAACAAGAGCTGAAGATAGAAATCAAAAGATATGTTGACGCGTTGATCTAG
- a CDS encoding radical SAM protein: MENKIDLNTTPLIVVWETTTPPASERPPSPLASSELTDPEAEQLIREIGELGPRVFVFTGDPLKRPGILSFVRYAVSCHLHPNMLITASRSLTGKSIAALKSAGLSRLGLTLDGSTPELHDSRCGIEGSFDRTLQAIQWATDCHIPVQIQTTATRQNWNDLEGIAAILKNFRLIAWSVSFPVAVPGEQEQVEDGPSPEEFEEIFARLYALAQQVPFKIKTVEAQHYRRFVLQERTKARKVSIEHADNIFREEGVPGVLPVNETRESVFVTSSGEVFASSCMPVSAGNVRHQKLAEIYRNSLLFKSLRDPSLLTGKCGRCEFKEICGGSRARSWAIAGDMFGEDSCCAYLPGQRPRSNATVASEPDIAGEPAVSA; this comes from the coding sequence ATGGAAAACAAAATTGATTTAAACACAACTCCACTTATTGTGGTGTGGGAGACCACCACGCCACCCGCGAGCGAGCGCCCGCCGAGCCCGTTGGCGTCCTCAGAACTAACTGACCCCGAGGCGGAACAACTCATCCGCGAAATTGGGGAACTCGGTCCCCGCGTTTTTGTATTTACCGGAGACCCGCTCAAGCGGCCAGGAATCCTCAGTTTTGTTCGCTACGCGGTTTCGTGCCACTTGCACCCCAACATGCTGATCACCGCCAGCCGGTCGCTGACCGGCAAAAGCATCGCGGCACTCAAGTCTGCAGGATTATCGCGGCTGGGTTTGACTCTGGATGGCTCCACGCCTGAGCTTCACGACAGCCGGTGCGGGATAGAAGGATCGTTTGATCGCACCCTCCAAGCCATCCAATGGGCCACGGATTGTCACATCCCGGTGCAGATCCAGACTACGGCGACCCGGCAGAACTGGAATGACCTTGAAGGCATCGCTGCCATCCTGAAGAACTTCCGGCTGATCGCTTGGAGCGTCTCGTTCCCAGTGGCCGTGCCAGGCGAACAGGAGCAAGTGGAAGATGGGCCTTCGCCGGAGGAATTTGAAGAAATTTTTGCCCGGCTTTACGCTCTGGCCCAGCAAGTGCCTTTCAAGATCAAGACGGTTGAAGCCCAGCACTACCGCCGCTTTGTGTTGCAGGAGCGGACCAAGGCCCGCAAGGTAAGCATAGAACACGCCGATAATATCTTTCGGGAAGAAGGCGTCCCCGGTGTGTTGCCCGTCAATGAAACCAGAGAATCGGTGTTCGTCACTAGTTCAGGGGAGGTTTTCGCCAGCAGTTGCATGCCGGTTTCCGCGGGCAACGTGCGTCACCAGAAGCTGGCGGAGATTTACCGGAACTCGCTGCTGTTCAAGTCCCTGCGCGATCCTTCCTTGCTCACCGGCAAGTGCGGCCGCTGCGAGTTCAAGGAAATCTGCGGCGGCTCGCGCGCCCGCTCCTGGGCGATTGCCGGCGACATGTTTGGTGAGGACTCCTGCTGCGCCTACCTGCCCGGACAGCGCCCTCGAAGCAACGCCACCGTCGCTTCGGAACCTGACATCGCGGGAGAGCCGGCGGTTTCCGCTTAG
- the rplI gene encoding 50S ribosomal protein L9 produces MEVILKEDVPKLGHRGDVVKVAEGYGRNYLLPRKLAIEATSGNKAVIEQMKSSAVRRTAVEKADSEALAKQLEAVSLSFHRKAGEKDHLFGSVTSSDIAEALERQGFNIDRRKIQLDEPLKSIGDFEVPIRLHRDVTSKVKVSVAKEAEA; encoded by the coding sequence ATGGAAGTCATTCTTAAAGAAGATGTTCCTAAGCTGGGCCACCGCGGCGACGTGGTGAAAGTTGCCGAGGGATATGGCCGCAATTACCTGCTGCCGCGCAAGCTGGCCATTGAGGCCACCTCCGGCAACAAAGCTGTGATCGAGCAGATGAAGTCGTCCGCCGTGCGCCGCACCGCCGTGGAGAAGGCCGATTCGGAAGCCCTGGCCAAGCAACTGGAGGCCGTGAGCCTCTCTTTCCACCGCAAGGCCGGCGAAAAAGACCACCTGTTCGGATCGGTCACCTCGTCAGACATTGCGGAAGCGCTGGAACGCCAAGGCTTCAATATTGACCGCCGCAAGATCCAGCTGGACGAGCCACTCAAGAGCATCGGCGACTTTGAAGTTCCCATCCGCCTGCATCGCGACGTCACCAGCAAGGTGAAAGTATCAGTAGCGAAGGAAGCCGAAGCGTAA
- the acpP gene encoding acyl carrier protein, whose protein sequence is MASAVEEKVKQIIVEQLGVDEGEVTQNASFVDDLGADSLDTVELVMAFEEAFDIEIPDEDAEKIRTVKDAIEYIDKHAKGGK, encoded by the coding sequence ATGGCATCAGCAGTCGAAGAGAAGGTAAAGCAGATTATCGTGGAGCAGCTCGGAGTGGATGAGGGCGAAGTCACGCAGAACGCCTCATTCGTGGATGACCTCGGCGCCGACTCGCTGGATACCGTGGAGCTGGTCATGGCCTTCGAGGAAGCCTTTGATATTGAGATCCCGGACGAAGACGCGGAAAAGATCCGCACGGTCAAAGACGCCATCGAGTACATTGACAAGCACGCGAAAGGCGGGAAGTAA
- a CDS encoding sigma-70 family RNA polymerase sigma factor has translation MPAETALWKGAVGANGKRSSHSSGAMVSQPLSRVHDSELIRSAQRGDCAAFEALVRQYDQAVLRLALHLTGSEADARDIYQEAFLKAYRHIGNFRFECSFYTWIYRIVTNLCLDHLRKRQTRKEDSAVVTDSSGQEMDLLDRVSDDRAGANPERDLMRRELGAKIAAALTRLTPRERMVFELKHYQGLRLRTIGEMLNTTEETAKNTLFRATQKLRGVLAPMRSK, from the coding sequence ATGCCGGCCGAAACTGCACTGTGGAAAGGAGCGGTTGGCGCGAACGGTAAACGGAGCTCACATTCCTCCGGAGCAATGGTGAGTCAACCCCTAAGCCGCGTTCACGACAGCGAGCTGATTCGCTCCGCTCAGCGGGGCGACTGCGCCGCTTTCGAAGCACTGGTCCGCCAGTATGATCAGGCCGTGCTCCGTCTGGCGCTGCACCTGACCGGCTCGGAAGCCGACGCGCGCGACATTTACCAGGAAGCGTTCCTCAAGGCGTATCGCCACATCGGCAATTTCCGGTTTGAATGTTCCTTTTACACGTGGATTTACCGCATCGTCACCAACCTGTGCTTGGACCATCTGCGCAAGCGGCAGACGCGCAAAGAAGATTCCGCGGTGGTGACCGATTCGAGCGGACAGGAAATGGATTTGCTGGACCGCGTGTCTGACGACCGCGCCGGCGCGAATCCGGAACGCGACCTGATGCGGCGAGAGCTGGGCGCGAAGATCGCGGCAGCGCTTACCCGGCTGACGCCGCGGGAACGCATGGTTTTTGAATTAAAGCATTACCAGGGGCTGCGCCTGCGCACCATCGGCGAGATGCTCAATACCACGGAAGAAACGGCCAAGAACACGCTCTTCCGGGCGACGCAGAAGCTAAGAGGCGTATTGGCGCCGATGAGAAGTAAGTAG
- a CDS encoding YegS/Rv2252/BmrU family lipid kinase, with translation MQKIFLLYNPASGTRREARTQQIVKIAEVFRSAGVELETCATAHAGSATAQAQTAAAGGFDTIIVCGGDGTVNEAMNGLVVSGSQAALGVVPLGSGNLLATDLRLPTNPVAAANALLRYTPREIHPGFITSQSKNGTQRRNFIVAAGVGADAELMYRTAVESKQRFGRMAYFMEMARMTRYGKFPMFHVEWQDESGQTLHDEVSLVMAIRATRFPGLLRFVNLESAITRDDFRLLLFRTNKVRHFLNYFYSVASGRNWNVPQVTVVFSRRVRCSSPMANDIHCEADGESLGRLPVEVGIEEKTFRLLMP, from the coding sequence ATGCAGAAAATATTTCTTCTCTACAACCCGGCGTCCGGCACCCGGCGCGAAGCCCGCACCCAGCAGATCGTCAAGATCGCTGAAGTCTTTCGCTCCGCCGGCGTTGAGCTGGAAACCTGCGCCACCGCCCACGCCGGCAGCGCCACAGCGCAAGCGCAGACCGCCGCGGCTGGCGGGTTTGACACCATCATCGTATGCGGTGGCGACGGCACCGTGAATGAAGCCATGAACGGCCTGGTGGTCAGCGGTTCGCAGGCCGCGCTGGGCGTGGTCCCTTTGGGCAGCGGCAACCTGCTGGCCACCGACCTGCGTCTCCCAACCAACCCCGTGGCCGCGGCGAATGCTCTTCTCCGTTACACTCCGCGCGAAATTCATCCCGGATTTATTACTTCGCAGAGCAAGAACGGCACGCAGCGGCGCAACTTTATTGTCGCCGCCGGCGTGGGCGCAGACGCCGAACTCATGTACCGCACCGCCGTGGAGTCCAAGCAGCGCTTCGGCCGCATGGCGTACTTCATGGAGATGGCGCGCATGACCCGCTACGGCAAGTTCCCCATGTTCCACGTGGAATGGCAGGACGAAAGCGGCCAGACGCTGCACGACGAAGTCTCCCTGGTGATGGCCATCCGAGCCACCAGGTTTCCTGGCCTGCTGCGCTTCGTGAACCTGGAATCGGCCATCACTCGCGACGATTTCCGCCTGCTGCTCTTCCGCACCAACAAAGTCCGCCACTTCCTCAACTATTTTTACAGCGTGGCCAGCGGACGCAACTGGAACGTTCCTCAGGTGACCGTGGTGTTCTCCCGCCGGGTCCGGTGCAGCAGTCCCATGGCGAACGATATCCACTGCGAAGCCGACGGCGAATCGCTCGGACGCCTTCCCGTGGAAGTCGGCATTGAAGAGAAGACTTTCAGGTTGTTGATGCCGTGA
- the fabF gene encoding beta-ketoacyl-ACP synthase II → MARRVVVTGLGMICAVGNTSPEVWKNILAGKSGVSRITHFDPSPFACQIAAEVKNFDPLNFIEKKEVKKMGRFIHLALAATDEAMKMSGLQVTPEISSRVGVHIGSGVGGFDVIEREHEALLTGGPRKISPFFIPAAIVNLAAGHVSIRYGAKGPNEATATACTTSAHAIGDAYEIIQRSDAEAMIAGGSEAAITRMGVGGFGAMRALSTRNDEPEKASRPWDAGRDGFVIGEGAGIVILEELEFARKRGAPILSEIIGYGMSADAFHITQPAEDGEGGYRVMMNAIHDAKITPADVGYVNAHGTSTPIGDALETLAIKRTFGEGTKIAVSSTKSMTGHLLGGAGGLEAGITILALRDQVLPPTINQETPDPKCDLDYVPNTARKASFDIALSNSFGFGGTNGSLIFRRWTE, encoded by the coding sequence TTGGCCAGGCGTGTCGTCGTAACAGGGTTGGGCATGATTTGCGCTGTGGGCAACACCAGCCCTGAGGTATGGAAGAACATCCTTGCCGGCAAGAGCGGAGTCAGTAGAATCACCCACTTTGACCCCAGTCCCTTTGCCTGCCAGATTGCCGCCGAAGTAAAGAACTTTGATCCCCTGAACTTCATTGAAAAAAAGGAAGTAAAGAAGATGGGCCGCTTCATCCACCTGGCGCTGGCCGCCACCGATGAAGCCATGAAGATGTCAGGGCTTCAGGTGACCCCGGAGATCTCCAGCCGCGTAGGTGTGCACATAGGCTCCGGCGTGGGCGGCTTTGATGTGATTGAACGTGAGCACGAAGCTCTGCTTACCGGGGGGCCGCGCAAGATCTCGCCTTTTTTTATTCCCGCCGCCATCGTCAATCTGGCGGCCGGGCACGTCAGCATCCGCTATGGGGCCAAGGGTCCCAATGAAGCCACAGCCACCGCCTGTACCACCAGCGCCCACGCCATCGGCGACGCGTATGAGATCATCCAGCGCTCTGATGCTGAGGCCATGATCGCCGGCGGCAGTGAAGCGGCCATCACTCGCATGGGCGTGGGAGGCTTCGGGGCCATGCGCGCTCTTTCCACGCGCAATGACGAGCCGGAAAAGGCCAGCCGTCCTTGGGACGCCGGGCGTGACGGCTTCGTCATCGGCGAAGGCGCCGGGATCGTCATCCTGGAGGAGCTGGAATTTGCCCGCAAGCGCGGAGCGCCCATCCTCTCCGAGATCATCGGTTACGGCATGAGCGCGGACGCCTTCCACATTACCCAGCCGGCTGAGGACGGAGAAGGCGGCTACCGCGTGATGATGAACGCCATTCATGACGCCAAGATCACGCCCGCCGACGTGGGCTACGTGAACGCCCACGGCACTTCCACGCCCATCGGCGACGCGCTGGAAACCTTGGCCATCAAGCGCACGTTCGGAGAGGGCACCAAGATCGCCGTGAGTTCCACCAAGTCCATGACCGGACACCTGCTGGGCGGTGCCGGCGGCCTGGAAGCCGGCATTACCATTCTGGCCTTGCGCGACCAGGTTCTTCCTCCTACCATCAACCAGGAAACTCCTGATCCCAAGTGCGACCTGGATTACGTGCCGAACACCGCGCGCAAAGCGTCGTTCGATATCGCGCTGTCGAATTCCTTCGGCTTCGGCGGCACCAACGGGTCGTTGATTTTCCGTCGCTGGACGGAGTGA
- a CDS encoding metal-dependent hydrolase, with amino-acid sequence MSDSPRRLKQLDPLTHILTGACLSRAGLNRTTGLATLTLVLAAEAPDVDILSVFGGSVSYFQHHRGFTHTLLGAPFVAGLALAIAYGIHRLLRLRGGGTKVPVKWKLLYLYALLAVLLHILQDFTNSYGVRPFAPFNPKWFSWDIVSLIDPVMLAALFLGLAVPGMLGLITDEVGAKKQPFRGRGGAIFALVCLIAVIFARDLGHRRALTALQSVNYRGEDALRISAFAPRMSLNPFAWNGVVETQNFFGVLPVNSHSGEIDSQGSMMVYYKPEETPVTLAAKKSRLGRVFLDWAQYPVVATERLPGDAGYQVQFVDLRFTSPDAVRGQAPPLAGYLTLDPRLNVLDMSLGRPLVRDKGPAGSRP; translated from the coding sequence ATGTCGGATTCACCCCGGAGGCTAAAGCAACTGGACCCTCTCACCCACATCCTCACCGGAGCCTGTCTCAGCCGCGCCGGCCTGAACCGCACGACCGGTTTGGCCACGCTCACGCTGGTCCTGGCCGCCGAGGCCCCGGACGTGGACATCCTCAGCGTCTTCGGCGGCTCGGTCTCTTACTTTCAGCATCACCGCGGTTTCACCCACACGCTGCTCGGCGCGCCCTTTGTCGCCGGGCTTGCACTGGCCATCGCCTATGGCATCCATCGCCTGCTGCGGCTTCGCGGCGGCGGAACCAAGGTTCCGGTCAAATGGAAACTGCTGTATCTTTACGCGCTGCTTGCCGTGCTGCTGCATATTCTGCAGGACTTCACCAACAGCTACGGCGTGCGGCCGTTTGCTCCATTCAACCCAAAGTGGTTTTCCTGGGACATCGTTTCTCTCATCGATCCGGTCATGCTGGCCGCGCTGTTTCTGGGGCTCGCCGTCCCCGGCATGCTGGGTCTGATCACCGATGAAGTGGGCGCCAAGAAGCAGCCTTTTCGCGGACGGGGCGGGGCCATCTTTGCCCTGGTCTGTCTTATCGCCGTGATCTTCGCGCGCGACCTGGGCCATCGCCGCGCGCTCACCGCTCTGCAATCGGTGAATTATCGCGGCGAGGACGCGCTGCGCATCTCCGCCTTCGCCCCGCGCATGAGCTTGAATCCGTTTGCCTGGAACGGCGTGGTTGAGACCCAGAACTTTTTCGGCGTGCTGCCGGTGAACTCTCATTCCGGAGAAATTGATTCGCAAGGCTCCATGATGGTGTATTACAAGCCGGAGGAAACGCCGGTGACACTGGCCGCCAAGAAATCCAGGCTGGGCCGCGTCTTTCTCGACTGGGCGCAATACCCCGTGGTCGCCACCGAGCGCCTTCCCGGCGACGCTGGCTATCAAGTCCAGTTTGTTGATCTGCGTTTCACATCGCCGGACGCGGTTCGCGGGCAAGCGCCGCCCCTGGCCGGCTACCTGACGCTGGATCCGCGGCTCAACGTGCTGGACATGTCATTGGGCCGTCCGCTGGTCCGCGACAAGGGGCCCGCTGGAAGCCGTCCTTGA
- a CDS encoding VTT domain-containing protein, producing MRGFLVKYLSWLTALKALGAWGVFLLAGIDASLFGVPMDPLVAGYVYANPHRAWLYCIAGAVGSALGSLIPYGIGRAGGELILLKRMDPGRLQRIRDRFERQEFLALMIPATLPPPTPFKLFVLSAGVFEMKVVNFLAAIIAGRLVRFGVLSVLTVFFGPQIVGQVKNLFKNHLWLAIVAVVVVAGLVYLLFRLLRQPVKEVAEEMKHSEGTRN from the coding sequence ATGCGCGGGTTCCTCGTCAAATATCTTAGCTGGCTTACCGCCCTGAAAGCGCTGGGAGCGTGGGGCGTTTTTCTGCTGGCAGGCATTGACGCTTCCCTTTTCGGCGTCCCCATGGACCCCCTGGTGGCGGGCTACGTCTATGCCAACCCTCACCGGGCATGGCTTTATTGCATTGCCGGGGCGGTGGGATCGGCCCTGGGCAGCCTGATTCCTTACGGCATTGGCCGGGCCGGCGGAGAGCTCATCCTGCTCAAGCGCATGGATCCGGGCCGCCTGCAGCGCATACGCGACCGCTTTGAACGCCAGGAGTTTCTGGCCTTGATGATTCCGGCTACCCTGCCTCCGCCTACGCCTTTCAAGCTGTTTGTGCTCTCAGCCGGCGTATTTGAGATGAAGGTGGTGAATTTTCTTGCGGCCATTATTGCTGGCCGTCTGGTGCGCTTTGGCGTGCTGTCTGTGCTGACTGTGTTTTTTGGTCCGCAGATTGTGGGGCAGGTGAAAAACCTGTTCAAGAACCATCTGTGGCTGGCAATTGTGGCGGTTGTTGTGGTGGCCGGGCTGGTTTACCTGCTGTTTCGCCTGCTGCGCCAGCCAGTGAAAGAAGTAGCTGAAGAGATGAAGCACTCGGAAGGAACCCGGAATTAA
- a CDS encoding acyl carrier protein yields the protein MPSVEDRVTQIIVDQLGVEPEEVKPKASFADDLGADSLDRVELIMAFEESFGMEIPDSDAEKIVTVQDAVAYIQRNAKSVKQ from the coding sequence ATGCCGTCGGTTGAGGACCGGGTGACCCAGATTATCGTCGACCAGCTTGGGGTCGAGCCCGAGGAGGTCAAGCCCAAGGCGTCGTTTGCCGACGATCTGGGCGCTGACTCCCTGGACCGCGTGGAATTGATCATGGCCTTTGAAGAAAGTTTTGGGATGGAAATCCCGGACAGCGACGCGGAAAAGATCGTCACCGTCCAGGACGCGGTTGCTTACATTCAACGGAATGCGAAGTCAGTAAAACAGTGA